The stretch of DNA GAGCGTGGCACGGCCGGCCTCCATGGGCCCGCCGGAGACGAAGACCGTGGGGATGTTCAGGCGCAGGGCCGCCATCAGCATGCCCGGGGTGATCTTGTCGCAGTTGGAGATGCAGATCAGGGCGTCGGCGCAGTGCGCCTCGACCATGTACTCGACGCTGTCCGCGATCAGGTCGCGCGAGGGCAGCGAGTACAGCATGCCGCCGTGGCCCATGGCGATGCCGTCGTCGACCGCGATGGTGTTGAACTCGCGCGGGATGCCGCCCGCCTCCCGGACCGCGTCACTGACGATCCGGCCGACCGGCTGGAGGTGGGTGTGACCGGGCACGAACTCCGTGAAGCTGTTGGCGACCGCGATGATCGGCTTCCGGCCGATGTCCGCACCGGGTACACCGGAGGCGCGCATAAGGGCGCGGGCGCCCGCCATGTTGCGGCCGTGGGTGACTGTGCGGGACCTCAGCTCGGGCATCGTCGCTAGCTCCTTCGGGAAGTTCTGCCGGGCGGCAGGGAGTCGCCGGCAGAGTTCTGGCTCAGTCGAGCCTACGCCGGTCATCCAGGGGTCGGGACGCGCTGTCCGGAATACGGGACGCGTGTCTCGGGGCGGCGGGGGTACGCCGTCCCGGATCGCCGGGGGCGCACACATCGGGCGGCGCGCTACGCGTCCCGGATCGGCAGGGGCGCACACATCGGGCGGCGGGGCTGCGCGTCCCGGATCGGCAGGGGCGCGCGAAAGCCGTCCGGCGTCACGTCCCCGTGAGGTGCCGCTGCACCACGGGTGCCACCCGCTCGATGATCTGCTCCACGTCCGCCGTCGCCAGCGGCTCCACCTTGATCACGTACCGCAGGATCGCGCAGCCCACCAGCTGCGCGGCCGCCAGCTCGGCGCGCAGCTCCGCGTCGGGCAGGTCGAACCGGCCGGCGATGCGCCGCAGCAGCTGCGAGACGATCAGGCGGCGGAAGACGGCGGCCGCGGTGTCGTTGCTCAGAGCGGAGCGGACGATCGCCAGCAGGGGCGTACGGGTGGCCGGTCTCTCCCAGATGCCGAAGAAGAAGCGGGCGAACCGCTCTCCGACGCCGTCGAGCGGACCGTCGACGAGTGCCTCCGGGGCGTTCAGCGCGGGCGCGAGGACGACCTCGATCGCCGCCTCGAACACCTGCTCCTTGGTGCCGAAGTAGTGGTGGACCAGGGCGGAGTCCACTCCGGCGGCCTTGGCGATGCCGCGTACCGAGGTCTTCTCGTAGCCGCGCTCGGAGAACTCCTCGCGGGCCACGGTCAGGATGCGGTCGCGGGTGTCGGCGGCCTCCTCACGGCGGGGGCGGCCACGGCGGCGGGTGGTGGCGCCGGTCATCGCCCGGGCACCTTCACCGCGGAGGCCAGGTGCAGCCGGGTGAAGGCCAGGGCCTCGGCGAGGTCGGCCTCGCGCTCGGCGCTGGACATGGCCCGGCGGGTGTTGACCTCGATCACGACATGGCCGTCGAAACCACTGGTGGCGAGACGTTCCAGCAGTTCGGCGCAGGGCTGGGAGCCACGGCCGGGCACCAGGTGCTCGTCCTTTGCCGAGCCCCTGCCGTCGGCGAGGTGCACATGGCCGAGCCGGCCGCCCATGCGGTCGGCCATCTGGAGCGCGTCGGCGCGGGCCGTCGCGGCATGGCTGAGATCGATCGTGAAGTGGCGGTAGTCGTCCTTCGTGACGTCCCAGCCGGGGGCGTAGGCGAGCATCTCGCGGTCGCGGTAGCGCCAGGGGTACATGTTCTCCACCGCGAAGCGCACATCCGTCTCGCTCGCCATCCGCCAGACCCCGGCGACGAAGTCACGGGCGTACTGGCGCTGCCAGCGGAAGGGAGGGTGGACCACGACCGTGCTCGCGCCGAGCTTCTCCGCGGCCGCCCGGGCGCGCTGGAGCTTGGTCCAGGGGTCGGTGGACCACACCCGCTGGGTGATCAGCAGGCAGGGGGCGTGCACGGCGAGGATCGGTATCCGGTGGTAGTCGCTGAGTCTGCGCAGCGCCTCGATGTCCTGGCTGACCGGGTCGGTCCACACCATGACCTCGACGCCGTCGTATCCGAGGCGTGCGGCGATCTCGAAGGCCGTCGCCGTCGACTCCGGGTAGACGGAGGCCGTCGAAAGCGCGACCTTCGCATCCGGAATGCGTACGGGTTCGGGTTCCACCACGAGGGACAGGTTACGGGGTGCGGTGGGTGGGGGCGGGGCCCGCGGCCGCGGTTGTGGCCTTCGTCATCCCATGTGGTCGAGACGCCGCAGGATCACTCCCTCCCTGAGGGCCCACGGGCATATCTCCAGGCTTTCCACGCCGAAGAGGTCCATGGCGCCCTCGGCGACCAGGGCTCCGGCCAGGAGCTGTCCGGCCCGGCCGTCGGAGACTCCGGGGAGTTCGGAGCGCTCGCCGGACGTCATGCCGGACAGCCGCGGCACCCACGACTCCAGGGACTCCCGCTTCAGCTCGCGCTGGACGTACAGCCCCTCGGTGGAGCGGGGGGCGCCGGCCAGCCGTGCGAGCTGTTTGAAGGTCTTCGAGGTGGCGACGACGTGGTCAGGGACGCCGAAGCGGCTGAACTCGCCGACCGTGCGCGCGATCTCGGCGCGCACATGGCGGCGCAGCGCCCTGACGTCGTCCGCGGTGGGCGGGTCGCCGGGCAGCCAGCCGGCGGTGAGCCGGCCCGCGCCGAGCGGCAGCGACACGGCCGCGTCGGGCTCCTCGTCGATGCCGTAGGCGATCTCCAGTGAGCCGCCGCCGATGTCCAGGACCAGCAGTTTCCCGGCCGACCAGCCGAACCAGCGGCGGGCGGCGAGGAAGGTGAGGCGCGCCTCTTCCGCACCGCTGAGCACCTGGAGCCTGACCCCGGTCTCCTCCTGCACGCGCGCGAGGACGTCGTCGGCGTTGTCCGCCTCGCGCACGGCCGAGGTGGCGAACGGCAGCAGGTCCTCGACGCCCTTGTCCTCGGCGGCCTGGAGTGCTTCGCGGACCACGGCGACGAGTCTGTCGACGCCGTCGGAGCCGATCGCGCCGCTTGCGTCGAGGAGCTGCGCGAGCCGCAGTTCGGCCTTGTGCGAGTGCGCGGGCAGCGGGCGCGCGCCGGGGTGCGCGTCGACCACCAGCAGATGCACCGTGTTCGAGCCCACGTCGAGGACACCGAGTCTCATGTACGGAACGCTACTGCCACCTGGCACGTCGTCCGCCCCCGGCGCTGTGTGCGAGGCACGGCTCGGGAGGGTCCCGGCACGGCTGCCCGGCGACTTACCCTGGACGGGTGCCAAAGACGAAAAAGGCGAAGACCGATAAATCGGCGAACCCGGCGAAAGCAGTGAGGCCGAAGAAGCGGGGCGCGGAGTCCGACGAGAAGGGGCTCGAATTCGCGCGCGCGTGGGTGGAGTTCCCGGATCCGGCGGACGACGAGCAGGTCTTCCGCTGTGATCTGACATGGCTGACCTCTCGTTGGACCTGCATCTTCGGAAGCGGTTGCCAGGGCATCCAGGCGGGCCGCGCGGACGACGGGTGCTGCACCCTGGGCGCCCACTTCTCCGACGAGGACGACGAGAAGCGGGTCGCCGAGCACGTGGCGAGGCTCACACCGGACATCTGGCAGAACCATGCAGAGGGCGTGGAGAACGGCTGGGTGGCCGAGGACGAGGAGGGCTCCCGGCAGACGCGCCCCTTCCATGGCTCGTGCATCTTCCAGAACCGGCCCGGCTTTGCCGGCGGCATGGGCTGCTCGCTGCACATCCTGGCCCTGCGAGAGGGCCGCGAGCCGCTGGAGACGAAGCCGGACGTGTGCTGGCAGCTGCCGATCCGGCGGACCTTCGAGTGGATCGACCGGCCCGACGACACACGCGTGTTGCAGGTGTCGATCGGGGAGTACGACCGCAGGGGCTGGGGTCCGGGCGGTCACGACCTGCACTGGTGGTGCACCTCGGCGACGTCGGCGCACGGCGCGGGCGAGCCGGTGTACGTCTCCTACCGGGCCGAGCTGACCGAGCTGATGGGCAAGGCCGGCTACGACCGCCTGGTCGAGCTGTGCGAGCAGCGTCTGGCCTCCGGGCTGCCGCTGGTGGCGCCGCATCCGGCGGATCCGGCCGTCTGACGGGCCGCCGGCGGTCGCCTCGGCGGCTCGCCTGAAGGCCCCGCAGGTGCCCGGCCCCGATCGCCGGCGGCGGACCCGCCGGCGGTCGGGGCCCGCTACCGGCGGCCGCCCGCAGAGGCCGGGGCCGGGCATCCGCGGTCGCGCTTGGCGTGCCGGCCCGAGCCGTCGCACGCCCTGCCCTCGCGCCGTCCCCCCGGCCGGCCCTCGGCCGCGCTGGGTGTGTCGCCGCCCGCGGACGGCGGGGGCGTGCTGTCCGGGTCGGTCGGCGACGGCTCGGTGGGAGTGGGCGTGGGGTCGGTCGTCGACGGCGGGTCGGTCGGGGTGGGGGTGGGCTCGGAGGGCGCCGGAGTGGTCGGCGTGGGGCGCGGGCCGGACGTCGCGGGCGGGTCGGCCGGGTGCCTGGGCCCGGCTCCGGAGGGGCTGGGTGCCGTGCCGTAGCCGTCGATGGAGACGACGGCACCGGCGGGCGCGATCGCCACACGCGCGCTCCAGCGGCCGGAGGGCTCGCGCAGGTGGTCGATGTACACCTTGATCGTCAACGACTCGCCGGGCTGGAGGGTCCCCGACGAGCGGCTCGGGTAGAGCCAGGCCGCGCCGGTGGACGCGGACCAGTGGACCGGGCCGGGCCCGGCGGCGGTGAGCGTGATCAGGGTGGTGTCACCGGTGTTGTCGGCGCTCACCGTCAGGCGGCCGTCCTTGCGGCCGGCGCCCGTGACGCTGATGACCTCCACGGAGACGTCCGGCCGGCCGCTCGTGCCGAAGCGGGTGTCGGGCCCGGGCCCCGCGTTGCCGGTGTTCTCGTAGCCCCTGCCGGCCCCGTCGCCGCCCAGGACGCCGGGGCCGTGCCCCTCGTGCGCGCTGGCGGCGGGACCGTCGGGGCCCTCGCCGGCCGGGCCGCCGCGGTAGGCGGCCCACAGGGCCAGCACCGGCGCGGCCACCACCGTGGCCACCACCGTGGTCGTGACGGCACGCGCGCGGAGCCGGTCCCTCCGGGCGGCGCGGTCCTTCGGGTCCATCGGGAAGCCGCGCCGATCGAAGCGGGGAGCGGTGCTCCGCGCGCGCGGATGGTGGGCCAGGGCCTTGTGGAGGGCCGCGCGGGGCGCGGGCAGTACGGGCAGTTCGGCGGGGGTGACGGTGGCGCCGGGCCACTGACCGGGCAGGGCGCGCTCGGCGGTACGGCGGCAGCGCGGGCAGTCGTCGACGTGCCGGACGAGTTCGCGCCGCAGTGCCGCGCCGAGGACGAGCCGGCTGTCCCCGGTGAGGCGGGACACGCTCGGGCAGGTGCCGGTCTCCACCACGGCGAGCGCCGCACGGGTGCGCTCCACCTCGCAGGCGGCCGCGGCGAGCAGTTCCCGCGCGGCGGCGAGGCCCATGCCGAGGACGGCGGCGACCTCGTGTGCGGCGAGGTGGTGGCGTACGGCGAGTTCGAGCGCCTCGCGCTGCTCCGGGGTGGTGCCGGCGGCCTCCGGCCAGGCGAGCTGGACGAGTTCGCGGCGCCGCTCCCGCCGGACCTCGTCGGGGACGGGCGGCGGTACGGCCCGCGCGGCGGCGTGCCGGTCGCCGCCGGTGCGGCCCGCGGCGTGCGTGCCCTGACGTTTCTGCTTGGCCTCGGCCAGCTTGCGCAGGCACGCCCAGCGGGCCAGCGCGTACAGCCAGGCCCGACGTTCGCCCGCGGTCCCGGGTCCGCGCTGTCCGCGCCGCTCGGCGAACACCAGCGCGTCCCCGAGGGCGGCGGTCGCCGCCTCGTGGTCGCACAGCACGGACAGGCAGTAGGTGAACAGGCCGTCGAGATAAGGCTCGTAGCGCGCGGGCAGGCGGCACGCCACGGCGTGCGCGGCAGCGCGGTCGCGCGCCTCGCGGTGTGCCCGATGCGCACCGGTAGTGCGGGGCGAGGTGTCCGGACTGCTGCTCATCACCTGTGCGACCGTAGGCGGCCCGGGATCGTCCCTCTGTGCACCTTGAGCACTTTTAATCCGTACGGGTGAAACGATCCCTCTTAAGGGGAACGGAACCTCGGGTTCCATGACCCGTTCGAGTGTGCCCGCCCGACGACGGCGGGGCGCGGGGCCGGCCCGGAGTCCGGCACGATGTCCGGCACAGGGTCCGGCGCGGGGCCCGCACCGGGCCACCGGCGGCCGGGCTGTCGGTGCCGGCGGTTACGGTTTTCCCCATGGCTGCCCGTACCAAGACCACCAAGGACCGCCCGTCCTACCGCTGCACGGAGTGCGGCTGGCAGACGGCCAAGTGGCTCGGCCGCTGCCCCGAGTGCCAGGCCTGGGGCACGGTCGAGGAGTACGGCGCGCCCGCGGTCCGTACGACGACGCCGGGCCGGGTCACCACCTCCGCGGTGCCCATCGGCCAGGTCGACGGCCGCCAGGCCACCGCCCGCTCCACCGGCGTGCCCGAACTCGACCGGGTCCTGGGCGGCGGGCTCGTCCCCGGCGCCGTCGTCCTCCTCGCGGGCGAGCCCGGGGTCGGCAAGTCCACGCTGCTGCTGGACGTGGCGGCCAAGTCCGCCAGCGACGAGCACCGCACGCTCTACGTCACGGGCGAGGAGTCCGCGAGCCAGGTCCGCCTGCGCGCCGACCGCATCGGCGCCATCGACGACCACCTGTATCTGGCCGCCGAGACCGATCTGGCCGCCGTCCTCGGCCACTTGGACGCGGTCAAGCCCTCCCTGCTCATCCTGGACTCGGTGCAGACGGTCGCCTCGCCCGAGATCGACGGCGCGCCCGGCGGCATGGCGCAGGTCCGCGAGGTCGCGGGCGCGCTGATCCGCGCCTCCAAGGAACGCGGCATGTCCACGCTCCTGGTGGGCCACGTCACCAAGGACGGCGCCATCGCGGGCCCGCGCCTGCTGGAGCACCTGGTCGACGTGGTGCTGCACTTCGAGGGCGACCGGCACGCGCGCCTGCGCCTGGTCCGCGGCGTCAAGAACCGCTACGGCGCGACGGACGAGGTCGGCTGCTTCGAACTGCACGACGAGGGCATCACCGGCCTGGCCGACCCGAGCGGCCTGTTCCTGACCCGCCGGGCGGAGCCCGTGCCCGGCACCTGCCTGACCGTCACCCTGGAGGGCCGCCGCCCCCTTGTCGCGGAAGTGCAGGCGCTCACCGTCGACTCCCAGATCCCCTCCCCGCGCCGCACGACGTCGGGCCTGGAGACCTCCCGGGTCTCGATGATGCTGGCCGTGCTGGAGCAGCGGGGCCGGATCAGCGCGCTGGGCAAGCGGGACATCTACTCGGCGACGGTCGGCGGGGTGAAGCTCTCCGAGCCGGCCGCGGACCTCGCGGTCGCCCTCGCGCTGGCCTCGGCGGCGAGCGACACCCCGCTGCCGAAGAACCTGGTCGCGATCGGCGAGGTGGGTCTGGCGGGCGAGGTCAGACGGGTCACCGGCGTGCAGCGCCGGCTCGCCGAGGCCCACCGCCTGGGCTTCACGCACGCCCTCGTGCCGGGCGACCCGGGCAAGGTCCCGGCGGGGATGAAGGTCCTGGAAGTGGCCGACATAGGCGACGCGCTGCGGGTCCTGCCCCGCTCGCGTCGCCGGGACGCCCCACGGGAGCAGGAGGAGCGCCGGTAGACTTTGCCCTGGTCTCGCCCGTCCGTACGAACCGAGTGTGCGAAACGGCAGCGCCTGAAGAACCTGCGACCGGAGGAGTGCAGTGGCAGCCAACGACCGGGCAGCAGCTCCCGGAAAGTCCGGCGGGAGTTCCGGCGCCGATGGCCTGATGCGCGCCTCCCTGAGCGCCGTGGCACCTGGCACGGCCCTGCGGGACGGCCTCGAACGGGTGCTCCGCGGCAACACCGGCGGGCTCATCGTGCTCGGCGCCGACAAGACCGTGGAGTCGATGTGCACGGGCGGTTTCGTCCTGGACGTCGAGTTCACGGCGACAAGGCTGCGGGAGCTGTGCAAGCTGGACGGCGGCATCGTGATCTCGTCCGACCTGTCGAAGATCCTGCGCGCGGGCGTGCAACTGGTTCCGGACCCGACGATCCCGACCGAGGAGACCGGCACCCGGCACCGCACGGCGGACCGGGTCAGCAAGCAGGTCGGCTTCCCCGTGGTCTCGGTCTCGCAGTCCATGCGGCTGATCGCCCTCTACGTCGACGGTCAGCGGCGCGTCCTGGAGGACTCCGCGGCGATCCTCTCCCGCGCCAACCAGGCCCTGGCGACCCTGGAGCGCTACAAGCTCCGCCTGGACGAGGTGGCGGGCACGCTGTCGGCGCTGGAGATCGAGGACCTGGTGACGGTCCGGGACGTCTCGGCGGTCGCGCAGCGCCTGGAGATGGTGCGCCGTATCGCCACCGAGATCGCCGAGTACGTGGTGGAGCTGGGCACCGACGGCCGCCTCCTGGCCCTCCAGCTCGACGAGTTGATCGCGGGCGTGGAGCCGGAGCGCGAACTGGTGGTGCGGGACTACGTCCCCGAGCCCACCGCCAAGCGCTCCCGCACGGTCGAGGAGGCCCTGGCCGAGCTGGACAAGCTCTCCCACGCCGAGCTTCTCGAACTGTCCACCGTCGCCCGCGCCCTGGGCTACACCGGCTCCCCGGAGACCCTCGACTCCGCGGTCTCCCCGCGCGGCTTCCGCCTGCTGGCCAAGGTGCCCCGGCTGCCCGGCGCCATCATCGACCGCCTGGTCGAGCACTTCGGCGGCCTGCAGAAACTGCTCGCCGCGAGCGTCGACGACCTCCAGACGGTGGACGGTGTGGGCGAGGCGCGGGCGCGGAGCGTCCGCGAGGGCCTGTCCCGGCTGGCGGAGTCGTCGATCCTGGAGCGCTACGTCTGACCGGCGCCGGCCACGGCCGGCCCGCCTCGGGCCTCTTCGGTGACCGTTGACCCTCCTGGCTCTCTTCGGTCACCCTCGGCCCGCTCGGCCCCGGTCCGCTCAGTCCTCCGACAGGACGAACGACGTCCGCTGCTTCGCGTACCCCGGCGCCTTCGCCTCGACCAGGTAGGTGCCCGCCCCGGCCGACCCGGCCGGCGGTGTCGCGCACTGCGGGGCGCTCGGCTTGCGGTCCCAGCGGACGGTGTAGGTGATGGCGCTGCCCGCCGGCACCCGGTACAGCCGGCTCCCGGCCGTCGTGGGGCAGTCGGCCGAGGACCAGTAGGCGGAGCTGCTCTCGGCCTGGCTGATCGTCACCACCGCGGACTTCGGCCCGAGATCGACCTTGCAGTCGCTGCCGGAGGAGTTCGCGGCGGTCAGCTCGAACACCGGCGTCTGGCCGGGCCCGTAGGAGTTGCGCACGCTGCGCAGCGTCAACTTCACCGCGTTCGCGGTGCAGTTGGGCAACGTGCTGCCGGCCGGCAGCACCGCGCCCGGACCACCGCCGCCCTTGGCACCCTCGTCCCCGCCGCCGGCGGACCCGCCGGAACCGGAACCGGCGCCGTCTCCGCTCCCCCCGGCGCCGTCGCCGTCGGAACCGGCGGTGTCACCGGTGCCCCCGGTCCCGGACCCCGATCCACCCGAGTCACCGCCGCCGGACTCTTCCCGGCCGCCGGGATGTTGGCTGATCGCGGGACCGGAACCGGAGGGACCCGGCGTGATGGTCGAGGCCGAGGGCGCCGGATGCTTGCCGTCCGGCCCCTCGCCGTTGGTCTTGCGGCCCCCGCCCCCCAGGGGGACGATCCAGACGATCAGCAGCGCCAGCAGGGCGACCACGGACAGCATGACGAGCCGCCGTCGCCAGTAGATGGAGGCGGGAAGCGGACCGACCGGATTGCGCAGAGATCCCACGGCCCAAACTGTACGAGAGATCGTCGGCTTCCCCGGCCCCACCCGCCGCGCCGGCGACAACTTTTCCGGATCATCATCACGGCAACGCCCATATTCACGGGCCGCTTTGGCCTCGCCGTGATCACCCGGGCACGGTTCGTGACGACACCGGCCCGCGCCGGGTCACACGGCCGTCCACCCCCACGTGGCAGGATCGGAAGGCCATGACTGCGCCCACACTGCCCCCGCACAGCAGCCCCGACACCCCGGCCAACGCCACCGGTGCCCGGACGGGCACCGGCACGCCCGCCGGCGCCGAGGCCTCCGGCACCTCCCTCGGCCCGACTCTGCACACCCAGGTCATCACCTGGTTCGACGACCACGCCCGCGACCTGCCCTGGCGACGCTCCGACGCCGGCGCCTGGGGCGTGATGGTCAGCGAGTTCATGCTCCAGCAGACGCCGGTGAGCCGTGTGCTGCCGGTCTACGAGCAGTGGCTCGACCGCTGGCCCCGGCCCGCCGACCTCGCCAAGGAGGCGCCGGGCGAGGCCGTCCGCGCCTGGGGCCGGCTCGGCTACCCGCGCCGCGCCCTGCGCCTGCACGGCGCCGCGGTCGCCATAACGGAACGGCACGGCGGCGACGTGCCGACCGAGCACGCGCAACTGCTCGCCCTGCCGGGCATCGGCGAGTACACGGCCGCGGCGGTCGCTTCCTTCGCCTACGGACAGCGACACGCCGTCCTGGACACCAACGTCCGCCGGGTGCTGGCCCGCGCGGTCACCGGTGTGCAGTACCCGCCGAACGCCACGACCGCCGCCGAGCGGCGTCTGGCACGCGCCCTGCTGCCCGAGGACGAGGGGACCGCAGCCCGTTGGGCGGCCGCCTCCATGGAGCTCGGCGCGCTGGTGTGCACGGCGAAGAACGAGTCGTGCCCACGCTGCCCGATCGCCGCGCACTGCGCCTGGCGGCTCGCGGGCAAGCCCGCGCACGACGGGCCGCCGCGCCGCGGGCAGACGTACGCCGGCACGGACCGGCAGGTCCGCGGCAAGCTGCTCGCCGTGCTCCGCGAGGCCCACGCGCCCGTCCCGCAGCCGGTGCTCGACCGGGTCTGGCACGAGCCGGTCCAGCGGGCCCGCGCCCTGGACGGTCTCGTCGCGGACGGCCTGGTGGAGCCGCTGCCGGGCGGACTGTACCGACTGCCGCTGACCTGACCTTCCGTCACCCGACCTCTGAAACCCGGCACCTGACACCCCACATCCGACCCCGGACACCTGATTCGAAGTCACCCCACAGGCCCGCCACGCCTTCAGGGCGCGTCGCGGCTGTTCGTGTCACACACCCGCACACCCTTCGACCCCTCAAATCACCCTCAAAGGGGACCAATCGGGACACCGCTTTACCCCGTTCCTACTTCCGTTACACAACCGACGCACAGCCGAGGGCTGGCCGCAGGCTGCTTCGGACAGCGCCGTGACAACGCCTCCGTACCTTCATTTGCGTGCCTGACAGGCACCGGACGGCTGCCGACCACAGCCCGTCCGCTCACGGCTTGGAGACCGGCGGCAGGCGGGTCGGGAAACGGGGATCGGAGGCGGTCGTACATGGCGCAGGGAGAGGTGCTCGAGTTCGAGGAGTACGTGCGTACCCGGCAGGACGCGCTGCTGCGCAGTGCGCGCCGGCTGGTACCGGACCCGGTCGAAGCCCAGGACCTGCTCCAGACGGCACTCGCGCGGACCTACGGACGCTGGGAGGGCATCGCCGACAAGCGGCTCGCGGACGCCTATCTGCGCCGCGTGATGATCAACACGCGGACCGAGTGGTGGCGGGCCCGGAAGCTGGAGGAGGTTCCCACCGAGCAGCTCCCGGACGCCCGCGTCGAGGACTCCACCGAGCAGCACGCCGACCGCGCGCTCCTCATGGACATCCTGAAAGTGCTCGCTCCCAAACAGCGCAGTGTCGTGGTGCTGCGACACTGGGAGCAGATGTCCACGGAGGAGACGGCCGCCGCCCTCGGCATGTCGGCGGGTACGGTCAAGAGCACGCTGCACCGGGCGCTCGCCCGGCTCCGCGAGGAGCTGGAGGCGCGCGATCTGGACGCACGCGCGCTGGAGCGTGAGGAGCGGGAGCGTTGCGCGGCCTGACCGGCAGGGGTACAGGCTCGGGGGCCAGGCGCGCCCGGGACACCTTCCAGGCGGCGATCACGGCGACGGCCGTGCTCGCCGCCCTCGCCCTTTCCGCGTCCGCCTGCGGCACCGGGGGGACCGGCGCGCGCGACGAGGGACCGGCCCGCGCCGGCTCGGTGGCGGGCACCGTCCCGGCCCCCTCCCCCGACCCCACCGGCCGGGCCCAGCAGGTGGACGCGGTCCGGCTGATCAAGGACGACCCGCAGGTCTCGGCCGCGGTCAAGCGCGGCCTCAAGCCGTGTGTGGCCGACGACTACCCCGTCGACGTGTCGTACGGCGACCTGACCTCGGGATCGGCCGAGGACATCGTCGTCAACGTGCTGACCTGCGGAGACGCGGTGGGTGTGGGTGCCTATGTGTACCGCGAGCAGGGGGGCCGGTACGAGAACGTCTTCACGGCCGAGGAGCCCCCGGTCTACGCCGAGATCGACCGCGGCGACCTCGTGGTGACCAAGCAGGTGTACGCGCGGGGGGACCCGGTGTCGAGTCCGTCCGGCGAGGACGTGATCACGTACCGCTGGTCGGCCGGCCGGTTCACCAAGGAGTTCAGCACGCGCAACGAGTACAGCAAGGCCGCCGGGGGCATCGCGACGCCGGTTCCCGGCCACTGACGGCAGCGTGGGGGAGCCCGGGCGGCGGCCGCGCGACAATGGCGAGGGCGTGAGGCGGCCGGGGCCGCCCGTCCGGTCTCCCGGTGAACCGGTCACGGATGGACGCGTCCGGCCGCGGACGTGCCCGCACGGTGGGCCAGGAGCGCACGAACACCAGAGCGCACGACCAGAGCGCCCGACGAGAAGCACACGAGGACTGAGAGCACCCGGATGGCAGAACAGACCCACGTCCTGTTCGTCGAGGACGACGACGTCATCCGCGAGGCCACACAGCTCGCCCTGGAGCGGGTCGGCTTCGCGGTCACGGCGATGCCCGACGGGCTGTCCGGTTTGGAGGCGTTCCGGGCCAGGCGGCCCGACATCGCGCTGCTGGACGTCATGGTTCCCGGCCTCGACGGGGTCAGCCTGTGCCGCCGCATCCGCGACGAGTCGACCGTTCCGGTGATCATGCTCTCCGCGCGGGCGGACTCCATCGACGTGGTGCTGGGTCTTGAGGCGGGCGCCGACGACTACGTGACCAAGCCGTTCGACGGCGCCGTCCTGGTCGCCCGCATCCGCGCGGTGCTGCGCCGCTTCGGGCACGCCGGCGGCGTCCGGGCCGACGCGGACCCGGCCGCGGTGGACGGCGGGGTCCTGAGCTTCGGCGACCTGGAGATCGACACCGAGGGGATGGAGGTGCGCCGGGCCGGGCAGCCGGTGGCGCTCACGCCCACGGAGATGCGGCTGCTGCTCGAGTTCTCCTCGGCTC from Streptomyces sp. 6-11-2 encodes:
- a CDS encoding TetR/AcrR family transcriptional regulator; amino-acid sequence: MTGATTRRRGRPRREEAADTRDRILTVAREEFSERGYEKTSVRGIAKAAGVDSALVHHYFGTKEQVFEAAIEVVLAPALNAPEALVDGPLDGVGERFARFFFGIWERPATRTPLLAIVRSALSNDTAAAVFRRLIVSQLLRRIAGRFDLPDAELRAELAAAQLVGCAILRYVIKVEPLATADVEQIIERVAPVVQRHLTGT
- a CDS encoding sugar phosphate isomerase/epimerase, producing the protein MVEPEPVRIPDAKVALSTASVYPESTATAFEIAARLGYDGVEVMVWTDPVSQDIEALRRLSDYHRIPILAVHAPCLLITQRVWSTDPWTKLQRARAAAEKLGASTVVVHPPFRWQRQYARDFVAGVWRMASETDVRFAVENMYPWRYRDREMLAYAPGWDVTKDDYRHFTIDLSHAATARADALQMADRMGGRLGHVHLADGRGSAKDEHLVPGRGSQPCAELLERLATSGFDGHVVIEVNTRRAMSSAEREADLAEALAFTRLHLASAVKVPGR
- a CDS encoding Ppx/GppA phosphatase family protein → MRLGVLDVGSNTVHLLVVDAHPGARPLPAHSHKAELRLAQLLDASGAIGSDGVDRLVAVVREALQAAEDKGVEDLLPFATSAVREADNADDVLARVQEETGVRLQVLSGAEEARLTFLAARRWFGWSAGKLLVLDIGGGSLEIAYGIDEEPDAAVSLPLGAGRLTAGWLPGDPPTADDVRALRRHVRAEIARTVGEFSRFGVPDHVVATSKTFKQLARLAGAPRSTEGLYVQRELKRESLESWVPRLSGMTSGERSELPGVSDGRAGQLLAGALVAEGAMDLFGVESLEICPWALREGVILRRLDHMG
- the radA gene encoding DNA repair protein RadA produces the protein MAARTKTTKDRPSYRCTECGWQTAKWLGRCPECQAWGTVEEYGAPAVRTTTPGRVTTSAVPIGQVDGRQATARSTGVPELDRVLGGGLVPGAVVLLAGEPGVGKSTLLLDVAAKSASDEHRTLYVTGEESASQVRLRADRIGAIDDHLYLAAETDLAAVLGHLDAVKPSLLILDSVQTVASPEIDGAPGGMAQVREVAGALIRASKERGMSTLLVGHVTKDGAIAGPRLLEHLVDVVLHFEGDRHARLRLVRGVKNRYGATDEVGCFELHDEGITGLADPSGLFLTRRAEPVPGTCLTVTLEGRRPLVAEVQALTVDSQIPSPRRTTSGLETSRVSMMLAVLEQRGRISALGKRDIYSATVGGVKLSEPAADLAVALALASAASDTPLPKNLVAIGEVGLAGEVRRVTGVQRRLAEAHRLGFTHALVPGDPGKVPAGMKVLEVADIGDALRVLPRSRRRDAPREQEERR
- the disA gene encoding DNA integrity scanning diadenylate cyclase DisA — translated: MAANDRAAAPGKSGGSSGADGLMRASLSAVAPGTALRDGLERVLRGNTGGLIVLGADKTVESMCTGGFVLDVEFTATRLRELCKLDGGIVISSDLSKILRAGVQLVPDPTIPTEETGTRHRTADRVSKQVGFPVVSVSQSMRLIALYVDGQRRVLEDSAAILSRANQALATLERYKLRLDEVAGTLSALEIEDLVTVRDVSAVAQRLEMVRRIATEIAEYVVELGTDGRLLALQLDELIAGVEPERELVVRDYVPEPTAKRSRTVEEALAELDKLSHAELLELSTVARALGYTGSPETLDSAVSPRGFRLLAKVPRLPGAIIDRLVEHFGGLQKLLAASVDDLQTVDGVGEARARSVREGLSRLAESSILERYV
- a CDS encoding A/G-specific adenine glycosylase, encoding MTAPTLPPHSSPDTPANATGARTGTGTPAGAEASGTSLGPTLHTQVITWFDDHARDLPWRRSDAGAWGVMVSEFMLQQTPVSRVLPVYEQWLDRWPRPADLAKEAPGEAVRAWGRLGYPRRALRLHGAAVAITERHGGDVPTEHAQLLALPGIGEYTAAAVASFAYGQRHAVLDTNVRRVLARAVTGVQYPPNATTAAERRLARALLPEDEGTAARWAAASMELGALVCTAKNESCPRCPIAAHCAWRLAGKPAHDGPPRRGQTYAGTDRQVRGKLLAVLREAHAPVPQPVLDRVWHEPVQRARALDGLVADGLVEPLPGGLYRLPLT
- a CDS encoding SigE family RNA polymerase sigma factor; amino-acid sequence: MAQGEVLEFEEYVRTRQDALLRSARRLVPDPVEAQDLLQTALARTYGRWEGIADKRLADAYLRRVMINTRTEWWRARKLEEVPTEQLPDARVEDSTEQHADRALLMDILKVLAPKQRSVVVLRHWEQMSTEETAAALGMSAGTVKSTLHRALARLREELEARDLDARALEREERERCAA